The following is a genomic window from Natranaerobius trueperi.
AAATCTCTGATTCCTTGATGATTGATAAATTGATTGATGAGCAAGTTCAAGATGATGATCTTAATATTTCTGAAGATGAATTAAAACAAATGTATGATCAACAAATAGAACAACAACAAGAAATGATGCCAGAAGACGAAGAAATCGATGAAGCAGAATTACCTGAATTTGAAGAAATAAAATCCGATTTAGAAGAAATGGCTCTTGAAGAAAAGAAACAAGAGCAAGTGGGTAAATTAATTCACGAGCTAAAAGATGAAAGTGACATCGAAATCTTATACTAATTAAACCTCTATTATCAATAGAAAGTTAAGCTTGTCGACAGAATTCACTAAAACAGTCGGCAAGCTTTTTTTATAATTTTTTAAATAAAAATAACCACAATTTTATAAAAGGGTTAGCTGGAGATTACTTAAGTTATTATTATTTATAGGTGAGAGTGTAAAATAAACGGTGTAAACCTTCCGAAATGATGTATAATAAAAATAGAATGGGAGGTTTGCACCGTTATGAATTTAATAGACAAAAAGAAAGTAAGAGAAATAATGAAACAAGGTAAACTAAAAGATGTAAATGATATTCAAGAAGTTTTGAAGGAGCAATTTGGTGAACTAATAGAAGAAATGCTAGAAAGTGAACTTGATCATTAACTGGGTTACTCAAAGTATGATTACCGAGAAAAGGAAACTACAAATAGTCGAAATGGAAAGAGAGAAAAACAACTAAGGTCAAATTATGGCAATATAGAAGTCGAAGTACCAAGAGATCGTGAAGGCGAATTTGAACCACAAATAGTGCGTCGCAATAAATTAGATATTCCCTTTGGCTATATCAATTCCTTGGTTTCGTGCATGTGCAGCATTACCAGTATTTTCCTTATTATATATAAAAGTTAAAGAATAGGGTGCTTTAAATTTTTCTACTATTTCTTTTGTATTATCAGTTGAGCCATCATCAACTACAATGACTTCAAAGTTATTTTGGGGTAGGTCTGTTGATTAAAAGAAGTAAGAGTTAATAATAATTGTTCAGAACGATTATGAGTGGGTATAATAATACTAAATTTAACATTCAACTTAATCCACTCCTTACTATATAATCAAAAATAGCGAACTGAAATGATGCTAGTTATTAATATACGTATTCACTATTTAAAAAACTGTTACCTATTCTTAATAATATAAAAAGTAGGGGAGAGAGGATTCTAGATTGTAAATGTGAAAGAGCTATAAAAGGTTTAGTGGGGAAGAAGAATTGAAGAAAAAGAAATGAGGAAATCAATCTGTAGATAAAATTAAAGTTATACAGTATTAATTTAATTAATAAAATAAAAGGATTTTTCTATTTTTATGTACAATATTATATATAGTGTTTATAATATTGTTAAGTAGCTAAATTTCAAACAAACTGAGGGAGGAATATTTTGTGGGTATAAGTAAGTGGATGCCGTCGATATTAACATTTACAAATCTATCATTAGGATTTTTAGCATTAGTACTACTTTATACAGGAAATGAAAGAATGGCATTATCATTAGTAATTTTGGCTTTATGTTTTGATGGGGTTGATGGAAGACTAGCAAGAAAATTAAATGTTACTGCAGTTTTCGGTAAAGAGCTCGACTCATTGAGTGATAACTTTTCATTTGGCATAGTCCCGGCGTATTTTTATGTAGTTCATCAAAGTGAAATTACTAGTTTGCATTTAGTATTAGCGCTTGTTTTTTTAATATGTGGTACTTTCCAAGTGGCTAAGTATAATACAGACTTTCTATATGGTTCTTCAGAAAATGTACTTTTAGGCTTACCAATAAATGTAGCGGGAATAATGGTAGCTATAATGAGTTATATGACTATATTTCCTATTTATGTAGAAGCATTGATTATTGTAATTCTATCAATATTAATGGTACCTGAAATTCCATATCCATCTTTAAAAGGTTACCAGCCAACAAAGAAAATACACTTTTTATTACCTATTTTAACTGCGATAATTTTTATAGTATTTCCAATAGTAACTTTTGCTATGTTAAGTTTATATGTTTTAATAGGGTTAATAAATGCTTTTTTCAATGTTGATGTATTGCAAAAGTCTAACCAATAAATTAACAACACTTCTCTTAGTAAGGAAAAACTATTAATAATTGATTAAACAAACAATGCTCTTAAT
Proteins encoded in this region:
- a CDS encoding glycosyltransferase family 2 protein, with translation MVVDDGSTDNTKEIVEKFKAPYSLTFIYNKENTGNAAHARNQGIDIAKGNI
- the pssA gene encoding CDP-diacylglycerol--serine O-phosphatidyltransferase — translated: MGISKWMPSILTFTNLSLGFLALVLLYTGNERMALSLVILALCFDGVDGRLARKLNVTAVFGKELDSLSDNFSFGIVPAYFYVVHQSEITSLHLVLALVFLICGTFQVAKYNTDFLYGSSENVLLGLPINVAGIMVAIMSYMTIFPIYVEALIIVILSILMVPEIPYPSLKGYQPTKKIHFLLPILTAIIFIVFPIVTFAMLSLYVLIGLINAFFNVDVLQKSNQ